TGTTCCCCGAAGGGTCCTCTTGTGCCGAAGGTATCACCGCTTCGTGATCGTCGTACTCGTCATCCAGGCGTCCTTCTTGTTTCACTTGCTCGAAGAAATCACGAATAATCGGCGAGGAAGGCACGGATTCTGCTGCAGGAGTGATAACATCGGCTCCCTCCTCCGGTTGAACCGGACTGTTGAACAGGACGACCTCCCCTTTCTCCTTAGCACCATGCCCGTTGCCAACGGTAAATACCGGAGCCGCCTCATCCGCAGCATCCCCAGCCTCTTCCACTGCTTCGTTCCGTTTGTTGCCTTTGGAACCGAACAACTGGAAGAATTGCGGCGTTTTGCGGCGCGGCAGTCTCATGCTCTCCATATCATCCAGATCATCATCTTCATCCAGATCTTCCGGCAGCTGGATGCGTTGTTCCTTCGCGCTTGATTTCGCCGCAGCTCTTGATTTGGTCTGCTGGCTGTTCACTTTTTTCTGAATCCGTTCTCCAGCCTTTACAACCCTCACGCGGAACATCCGCATTAAATCCACATAGGACAGATTGGTAATCAGCATGAAGCTGATCACTAGCATGACAATCACAATCAACTTTGCCCCTATGCTGCCAAACAGCATTAACAGAAAGGCAAACTGCAACGCTCCAATGTAACCGCCGCTGATGTCTCTGCCCATGACGGGATGATGTCCATCATCTGCCCCGGCATGAAGGAGCTCGCCTTGCAAATCACTATGTATCTGGCTCATCGCATTTGACGCACTCAATTGTCCAATCGGGGCCAGCTTCGACTCCAAACCTGCAATGCTGCTCATTAAAGTGAGCGATAATACCAAGAGAAGGACACCGGTGCGTCTGCTGTTCCACCGTTTGGGCCATTTCCGGTGAATCATCACCATTAACCCGTAATAGATGCCGATTAGGGGGATGATAAAATAATACTTGCCCAGCAGATATCCCGACATCTTGGACAGGGAACGCCCCACCGGTGCTTCTCCGGATAATGCGATGACCGAAAGTGTCATCAATACAATCCCATAAATTTCATACTTCAATACGGCTGCAAAGGCTGCCTTCTTCTTTCTTTTCCGCTTTGCCAAAAGTGTCACCCCCGAATCCATATTATAGCATAATATTCGGTGGCGTACCTATGTTCTGTTTTCAGCCTTTAGCCTCATTTTCAACCGTCGGAATATAGCGAATCATTGCCCCCGGAGCGTAGCGTGGATTCAAGTAATCTTGAAGCCCGCAATCGAGTAAACGGACAATTTTCGCCTGATCCTCTGCCATAGGTTCAACTTCCATTAGTATTCCTTCAACCCGAACTTCCCTGGACGTGACGGCTGCCTGTTCCCCTTGCAGCATCCCGATCGGATCCAATGGCATGACGCTGTACCATATCATTGCGTAATCCCTCCAGGTATCGTTTTACGTTCTTCAATCATGCTATTCAAACGGCTTAATGCCTGCCCAATGCCCCCCACCTCGTTCATAAGGCCATATTTGACGGCGTCTGTACCTGAAACCGCGGTACCGATATCCCTGTTCAATTCACCGGTTTTGAACATCAGATCCTTAAACAGTTCCTCTGTTATCCTCGAATGACTCGTTACAAAACGTACGACACGTTCCTGCATTTTCTCCATGTATTCAAAGGTTTGCGGCACGCCAATGACTAACCCGCTCATGCGTATCGGGTGAATGGTCATCGTCGCGCTCTCCGCGATGATCGAGTGATCTGCTGCTACAGCGATAGGGACGCCGATACTGTGCCCCCCTCCAATGACTACCGTTACGGTCGGTTTGCTGAGCGATGCAATCATCTCGGCAATGGCAAGTCCGGCTTCAACGTCGCCGCCAACGGTATTGAGTATGATCAAGAGTCCTTCGATCCGCGGATTTTGCTCAGCTGCCACAA
Above is a window of Paenibacillus sp. FSL K6-1330 DNA encoding:
- a CDS encoding YlzJ-like family protein, coding for MIWYSVMPLDPIGMLQGEQAAVTSREVRVEGILMEVEPMAEDQAKIVRLLDCGLQDYLNPRYAPGAMIRYIPTVENEAKG
- a CDS encoding ATP-dependent Clp protease proteolytic subunit gives rise to the protein MEKDQWTTGNRRAGWTGETEAPPVVPTEEGKKAAVTETIQQLGQTGLPSGGESNVFCMTIIGQIEGHIVLPPQNKTTKYEHMIPQLVAAEQNPRIEGLLIILNTVGGDVEAGLAIAEMIASLSKPTVTVVIGGGHSIGVPIAVAADHSIIAESATMTIHPIRMSGLVIGVPQTFEYMEKMQERVVRFVTSHSRITEELFKDLMFKTGELNRDIGTAVSGTDAVKYGLMNEVGGIGQALSRLNSMIEERKTIPGGITQ